The following proteins come from a genomic window of Paucimonas lemoignei:
- a CDS encoding GAF domain-containing protein translates to MSVNIVTPIQLTAAEIAAIAEIESTSDILRLMTRLTHLRFAAIAKVTEKRWVACAVDDEIHFGVGPGDELAIEMTICNEVRRDRSAVVISCVSDDPRFKDHPLPKRYGFESYLSLPIMLSDGSFFGTLCGLDPLPAKLDDPDLIQTLEIFARLIGTTLDLHARVVASV, encoded by the coding sequence ATGAGTGTAAATATCGTGACACCCATCCAATTGACTGCAGCAGAAATCGCGGCCATCGCCGAAATCGAGTCGACCTCGGATATTTTGCGGCTGATGACGCGACTGACTCATTTGCGTTTTGCGGCCATTGCCAAGGTAACGGAGAAGCGCTGGGTCGCTTGTGCGGTGGACGATGAGATCCATTTTGGTGTCGGCCCCGGTGATGAACTGGCCATTGAAATGACTATTTGCAACGAGGTACGAAGGGACCGCTCGGCCGTGGTGATTTCCTGCGTCAGCGATGACCCGCGATTCAAGGACCATCCGCTCCCCAAGCGCTATGGTTTCGAGAGCTACCTGTCGCTGCCGATCATGCTCAGCGACGGATCTTTTTTCGGCACGCTGTGCGGGCTTGACCCGCTGCCTGCCAAGCTCGATGACCCTGATCTGATCCAGACGCTGGAAATCTTCGCCCGCCTGATCGGCACTACGCTGGATCTGCATGCACGCGTCGTCGCGTCGGTCTAG
- the oprD_7 gene encoding outer membrane porin, whose product MAMPSMAEADFFEDSKAELELRNYYFNSDFRQDNASQSKRDEWAQGLILSYQSGFTEGQVGFGVDALGLFGLKLDSGPDRQSTGLLPVGDDKAPDDYSRLGATAKARISKSVLKVGTLIPKLPTVLPSDGRLLPQTFRGTQLTSTDIDNLTLDAGRLTSNTLRNVSGHDDIEVAGKGIRGGTPSDQFDFASASYNWSKTFITSYHYGGLDKNYKQHIVNLVHTLPIGQGQSIKTDLRYADSRKDGNTNVDNQALGARFTYRIGGHSFGAAWQSMKGETGFPHLDGTDSFLVNYVMISADFASPEEKSWQARYDFDFATVGIPGLTFMTRYLKGDNFERSPGVEGTEWERNTDIRYAFQSQALKNLDVAWRNGSYRSNGSGNDIDQNRLIVSYTLPLL is encoded by the coding sequence ATGGCTATGCCGTCGATGGCCGAGGCTGACTTTTTCGAAGACAGCAAGGCTGAACTGGAACTGCGCAACTACTACTTCAACAGCGACTTTCGCCAGGACAACGCCAGCCAGTCCAAGCGCGACGAGTGGGCGCAGGGTCTGATCCTCAGTTATCAATCAGGCTTCACCGAAGGCCAGGTGGGCTTTGGCGTCGACGCGCTGGGCCTGTTCGGCCTCAAGCTGGATTCCGGCCCTGATCGGCAAAGTACCGGGCTGCTTCCGGTAGGCGACGACAAGGCGCCAGACGATTACAGCCGCCTGGGCGCCACGGCCAAGGCGCGAATTTCCAAAAGCGTCCTCAAAGTCGGCACCCTCATCCCGAAACTGCCCACGGTCCTGCCCAGCGATGGGCGTCTCCTGCCGCAGACGTTCAGAGGCACGCAGCTGACGTCAACCGACATCGACAACCTGACCCTCGATGCCGGTCGGCTGACCAGCAACACCTTGCGCAACGTCAGTGGGCACGACGATATCGAAGTGGCCGGCAAGGGCATCCGGGGTGGCACCCCAAGCGATCAGTTCGACTTCGCCAGCGCCAGTTACAACTGGAGCAAAACCTTCATCACCAGTTATCACTACGGTGGTCTCGACAAAAACTACAAGCAGCACATCGTCAACCTGGTGCATACCTTGCCGATCGGCCAGGGCCAGTCAATCAAGACCGACCTGCGCTACGCCGACTCCCGCAAGGACGGCAATACCAACGTCGATAACCAGGCACTGGGTGCGCGCTTCACTTATCGCATCGGCGGCCATTCATTTGGCGCTGCCTGGCAGAGCATGAAAGGCGAAACCGGCTTCCCGCACCTGGATGGCACCGATTCGTTCCTGGTCAACTACGTGATGATTTCCGCTGACTTCGCCAGCCCCGAAGAAAAATCCTGGCAGGCGCGCTACGACTTCGATTTCGCCACCGTAGGCATCCCCGGCCTGACGTTCATGACCCGTTACCTCAAGGGCGACAACTTCGAGCGCAGCCCGGGCGTTGAAGGCACCGAGTGGGAACGCAATACCGACATCCGCTATGCGTTCCAGAGCCAGGCGCTGAAAAACCTGGATGTGGCGTGGCGCAATGGCAGCTATCGGAGCAACGGCAGTGGCAACGACATCGACCAGAACCGCCTGATCGTCAGCTACACCCTGCCCCTGCTTTAA
- the argH_3 gene encoding L-aspartate-like protein: MNLKNNLLYLAVACALSNSLVAVAANTAEAPCATTEQCAAQAAKIGATVDKSRSKVDQTESQFSWLNRINKASIVMLTEEGIVKPQMGNKIAGGVRFAIDQADKPDGKKPTDVLQLEQIMTDKIGPEASLIHSGRSRQDMLATYRLARLRSQVLAYAEALNSTRQRVLELAAKNVDTLVPAYTNGVQAMPISYAHYLLAFEAAFDRDGQRIRELYSRLNLSPMGTAVLANSAYPLNRERLASLLGFDGVRENSLDSSQVSTYDIPIEAANIASSSAIRVGALIGDIHTQYHQIRPWLLLDEGSTYTSSAMPQKRNPGLLMRAREASSDVVGLAQAVTLRAHNVTTGMTDYKFAFDSLGLFASTSEMFTGMNSVLDALQVNPQRALEELESEWTTSMELADTLERQHQVPFRIGHSFASLIVTEARDNGTTPKTFPYADAQKLYAKAADKYKWTPNTLPLDEAAFRATLSPQNMVKTRKGTGGPQPEEVQRMLGEARKALDADQSWLRERRQKLTNAEGELDKAFEKLLSAKG; encoded by the coding sequence ATGAACCTCAAAAACAACTTGCTGTACCTGGCGGTGGCCTGCGCCCTGAGCAACAGCCTGGTAGCAGTGGCGGCCAATACCGCCGAAGCCCCCTGCGCCACCACTGAACAATGCGCGGCCCAGGCAGCGAAGATCGGCGCGACGGTCGATAAATCCAGAAGCAAAGTCGACCAGACCGAAAGCCAGTTTTCCTGGCTGAACCGGATCAACAAAGCGTCCATCGTCATGCTTACCGAAGAAGGCATCGTCAAACCGCAAATGGGCAACAAGATCGCGGGCGGCGTGCGCTTTGCCATTGATCAGGCGGACAAACCAGACGGCAAGAAGCCCACTGATGTGTTGCAACTGGAACAGATCATGACCGACAAGATCGGTCCGGAAGCCTCGTTGATTCACTCCGGTCGCAGCCGTCAGGACATGCTTGCAACGTACCGCCTGGCCCGCCTGCGCTCACAGGTACTGGCCTACGCCGAGGCACTGAACTCGACTCGGCAACGGGTGCTGGAGCTGGCCGCGAAAAACGTCGACACACTGGTGCCCGCCTACACCAATGGCGTGCAGGCGATGCCCATCAGCTATGCCCATTATCTGCTGGCATTTGAAGCCGCGTTTGACCGCGACGGCCAGCGCATCCGCGAACTGTACAGCCGCCTCAACCTGAGCCCGATGGGCACGGCGGTACTGGCGAACTCGGCTTACCCGTTGAACCGCGAACGTCTTGCCAGCCTCTTGGGCTTTGACGGAGTGCGGGAAAACTCGCTGGATTCCAGCCAGGTATCCACCTATGACATCCCCATCGAAGCGGCCAATATTGCTTCGTCTTCAGCCATTCGGGTCGGGGCGCTGATTGGCGATATCCACACGCAATACCATCAGATCCGCCCATGGCTGTTGCTGGACGAAGGCTCGACCTACACCAGCAGTGCCATGCCGCAAAAACGTAATCCGGGCCTGCTGATGCGCGCCAGGGAAGCGTCCTCGGATGTGGTCGGCCTTGCCCAGGCAGTGACCCTGCGAGCGCATAACGTCACCACCGGCATGACCGATTACAAGTTCGCCTTCGATTCTCTCGGGCTGTTCGCTTCCACCAGTGAAATGTTCACCGGCATGAACAGCGTGCTGGACGCGTTGCAGGTCAACCCGCAACGGGCGCTTGAAGAGCTTGAGTCGGAGTGGACCACCTCCATGGAGCTTGCCGACACGCTGGAGCGCCAGCACCAGGTGCCGTTCCGCATTGGCCACAGCTTTGCCTCGCTGATCGTCACCGAAGCCCGGGACAACGGCACCACCCCCAAGACCTTCCCGTATGCCGATGCGCAAAAGCTGTATGCCAAGGCGGCGGACAAATACAAATGGACGCCGAATACGCTGCCTCTGGACGAAGCCGCCTTCCGCGCAACGCTGTCGCCGCAAAACATGGTCAAGACCCGCAAAGGCACCGGCGGCCCGCAACCAGAAGAAGTCCAGCGCATGCTCGGCGAAGCGCGTAAGGCGCTGGATGCTGACCAGAGCTGGCTGCGCGAACGCCGCCAGAAACTGACCAACGCCGAAGGCGAACTGGACAAGGCGTTCGAGAAGTTGCTGAGCGCGAAGGGCTGA
- a CDS encoding transposase for IS481 element: MPWNTRDAMSLKKEFIALALQPGSNKRDLCRRFGISAPTAYKWLKRYEMQGLQGLEEYSRRPISSPKLTQPSLEAQVVKLRQEQPAWGGRKISSMLSQCVAPSTVTNILHRNGLILPRENPGQGVGRRFEHEAPNDLWQMDFKGHFAIQQGRCHPLTLLDDHSRFNLAIEACANEQRGTVQQRLTDIFRRFGLPARLNLDNGSPWGAPRNPGELSELSIWLVRLGIRVSFSRPRHPQTNGKLERFHRSLKAEVINGRHFRTLTEAQVAFDQWREIYNHQRPHEALGYQVPMSRYRASPWTFPEKLSPFEYGPDDVLAKVYHSRFRFRKRYFSIAKGLVGQLIAIRPNPDSEDLFNIYFCHHLLRTIDINQPDYS, from the coding sequence ATGCCTTGGAATACGAGAGATGCCATGAGCCTGAAAAAAGAGTTCATTGCCTTAGCGCTGCAACCCGGCAGCAACAAAAGGGATTTGTGTCGGCGCTTTGGTATCAGTGCGCCGACAGCATACAAATGGCTTAAGCGTTACGAGATGCAGGGGCTGCAGGGATTGGAGGAGTACTCCCGCCGACCTATTTCTAGCCCTAAGCTGACTCAGCCATCCTTGGAGGCGCAGGTCGTAAAGCTTCGGCAGGAACAACCCGCTTGGGGCGGACGCAAGATAAGCAGCATGCTCAGCCAGTGTGTTGCCCCCAGCACCGTCACCAATATCCTGCATCGCAATGGACTGATTCTGCCGCGTGAAAACCCGGGTCAAGGAGTAGGCAGGCGTTTTGAGCACGAGGCACCTAATGACCTTTGGCAGATGGATTTCAAGGGGCACTTCGCCATCCAACAAGGCCGCTGTCATCCGCTAACGTTGCTGGATGATCACTCTCGGTTCAACCTGGCAATCGAGGCATGTGCCAATGAACAAAGAGGCACTGTCCAGCAAAGACTGACTGATATCTTCCGCCGCTTTGGCCTGCCTGCACGACTCAATCTGGATAATGGATCGCCTTGGGGCGCGCCGCGTAATCCTGGAGAGCTCTCTGAACTGAGTATCTGGCTGGTGCGCTTGGGCATCCGGGTAAGCTTCAGTCGCCCTCGACATCCGCAAACGAACGGCAAGCTGGAGCGTTTTCATCGTTCACTTAAGGCCGAGGTTATCAATGGGCGCCACTTTCGTACCCTCACTGAAGCCCAGGTGGCCTTCGACCAATGGCGTGAAATTTATAACCATCAGCGCCCTCACGAAGCGCTGGGTTATCAAGTCCCGATGAGTCGCTATAGGGCCAGCCCATGGACCTTTCCAGAGAAGCTGTCGCCATTCGAATATGGCCCTGACGATGTATTGGCCAAGGTCTACCACAGCCGATTTCGCTTCAGGAAACGCTACTTCAGCATTGCCAAGGGCCTGGTAGGGCAACTGATTGCCATCAGACCTAACCCTGACAGTGAGGACCTGTTCAATATCTATTTCTGTCATCACTTGCTGCGAACCATCGACATCAATCAGCCGGACTACAGTTGA
- the dctA_3 gene encoding Sodium:dicarboxylate symporter, with protein sequence MSSKLLNNGTLHILLAIMCGFVLGLVRPELAVTMRPLSDYFIRVVGLLMPFIMFVLVCSGVAGIQRQEKRSRLVGKIVIYFQVMSIISLLLGMTTLLFFEVDQDPRSLVHHAAVDLSLATLWTTISGAFHNLVLQVMVLALICGVLIGRSEGVGQRLQPRLEQARILLFRVLHVVLKFAPVAAFGAMAFTVGKYGMVSVMPLIKFVAVIYLACAVFIFVVLAGVARLVGEELLSIVVYVKEELLLVAFTGSSVAAIPGLVGKLEQLGCDRKLVHLILTTGYTFNLSGSSIYLTTAIMFMAHLSGVDLSGLQLASLLLVCMLTSLGSTSVAGSAFFTLIATLTVLQVIPLEGVGLLLGVERLMKCRSLTNVLGNCVACIAICRWHGAVDRVVLRQELAR encoded by the coding sequence ATGTCGAGCAAGCTGCTGAACAACGGAACGTTGCATATTCTGCTGGCCATTATGTGTGGGTTTGTGCTCGGGCTTGTTCGCCCTGAACTGGCAGTCACTATGCGCCCGCTAAGCGATTACTTCATCAGAGTGGTCGGGCTTTTAATGCCCTTTATCATGTTTGTGTTGGTGTGTTCAGGCGTTGCCGGCATTCAGCGGCAGGAAAAACGTTCGCGGCTGGTGGGCAAGATCGTCATCTATTTTCAAGTGATGTCGATTATTTCGCTGTTGTTGGGCATGACGACCTTGCTGTTTTTTGAAGTTGATCAGGATCCTCGGTCGCTGGTGCATCACGCTGCTGTGGACCTATCACTGGCAACCCTGTGGACGACGATCAGCGGTGCATTTCACAACCTTGTCTTGCAGGTCATGGTGCTGGCGTTGATCTGTGGCGTGCTGATCGGCAGGTCCGAAGGCGTTGGCCAACGCTTGCAGCCTCGGCTGGAGCAGGCGCGAATACTGTTGTTCAGGGTGCTGCATGTGGTTCTGAAGTTCGCCCCGGTGGCAGCTTTCGGTGCAATGGCATTTACCGTGGGCAAGTATGGAATGGTGTCGGTCATGCCATTGATAAAGTTCGTGGCCGTTATTTATCTGGCCTGTGCAGTGTTTATTTTTGTGGTGTTGGCAGGTGTTGCACGGCTGGTTGGCGAGGAGCTGCTAAGTATTGTGGTGTATGTGAAAGAAGAACTTCTACTGGTGGCGTTTACGGGCTCTTCCGTGGCGGCCATACCTGGGTTGGTGGGCAAACTTGAACAACTGGGTTGCGACCGGAAGTTGGTGCACCTGATATTGACCACCGGTTATACATTCAACTTGAGTGGCTCCAGTATTTATCTGACCACGGCAATCATGTTCATGGCGCATCTGTCAGGGGTGGACCTGTCGGGGTTGCAGTTGGCGAGTCTATTGCTGGTCTGCATGTTGACGTCTCTGGGTTCAACCAGCGTCGCGGGCTCGGCATTCTTTACCTTGATTGCCACGTTGACCGTCCTCCAGGTCATACCGTTGGAAGGTGTCGGCCTGCTGTTGGGGGTGGAGCGGCTGATGAAGTGTCGCTCGCTGACCAATGTGCTGGGTAACTGCGTGGCCTGCATCGCGATCTGTCGCTGGCATGGGGCGGTTGATCGGGTGGTGCTGCGTCAAGAGTTGGCGCGTTAG
- the benM_4 gene encoding LysR family transcriptional regulator, with the protein MELRHLRYFVMVAEELHFTRAAARLNMQQPPLSQQIRALEQELGFELFKRHPKGVDLTAGGVVFLEEARAILARVEQGSRKAARAANGIEGTLIIGFTSSAATHPLIPQIIRSYRERYPGVEVAMKEGSARELTEEAIESRLDVGILRAPVGQHQSIHFHRLLNEEMLLVLPVRHPLLAEFNGSQQVPEISLNALEGERFILVRRPGAPGMYANLIKACQNAGFNPQIAFEVERMLTNVSLVAAGAGVSIVPASMKDIHRDSVVYCRIRDARPRLLAPITLVCRSFNPPAPLQNFVLLARELSKGYRRRE; encoded by the coding sequence ATGGAACTCAGGCACTTACGCTATTTCGTCATGGTCGCCGAAGAACTGCATTTCACCCGGGCAGCAGCACGCCTGAACATGCAGCAGCCACCCTTGAGTCAACAGATTCGGGCACTGGAGCAAGAGCTGGGGTTCGAGCTGTTCAAACGCCATCCGAAAGGTGTTGATCTGACCGCTGGCGGCGTGGTTTTTCTTGAAGAAGCCCGAGCCATTCTGGCTCGTGTCGAGCAGGGTTCGCGCAAAGCCGCGCGGGCTGCCAATGGGATCGAAGGGACGCTGATCATTGGCTTCACCAGTTCGGCGGCCACTCACCCGCTGATCCCGCAAATCATCCGCTCCTACCGCGAGCGTTACCCCGGTGTCGAAGTGGCTATGAAGGAAGGCAGCGCCAGGGAGCTGACCGAGGAAGCCATCGAGAGCCGCCTGGACGTGGGCATCCTGCGCGCACCGGTGGGTCAGCACCAAAGCATTCATTTTCATCGCCTGCTCAACGAGGAAATGCTTCTGGTGCTGCCCGTGCGGCACCCGTTGCTCGCGGAGTTCAACGGATCGCAGCAGGTGCCGGAGATTTCCCTGAACGCTCTTGAAGGCGAACGCTTCATTCTGGTCCGTCGCCCGGGAGCGCCAGGCATGTATGCCAACCTGATCAAGGCCTGCCAGAACGCGGGGTTCAATCCGCAGATCGCGTTTGAAGTGGAGCGCATGTTGACCAACGTCAGCCTGGTTGCTGCCGGGGCGGGCGTTTCCATCGTGCCGGCATCAATGAAAGACATCCATCGCGACAGCGTGGTGTACTGCCGAATCCGCGACGCCCGGCCCCGCCTGCTCGCTCCCATCACACTCGTGTGCCGCAGCTTCAACCCGCCAGCGCCGCTGCAGAACTTCGTTCTGCTGGCGCGGGAGTTGAGCAAGGGGTATCGCAGGCGGGAGTGA
- a CDS encoding ABC transporter permease, whose protein sequence is MDMIANWLGNSPDFAVPFALAALGLILTERAGVLALGAEGLMLVGALAAIGAQLSFGTPMISLILAMLAASVVSLLFALMVLVMRINQVIAGLALVFFCQGLTGLLGTLLEWTNHPVTGLSAVALWPLSELPLIGKVFVQNPLVYLTPLIFVAVVWFLYRSNAGLRLRAVGENPQAADAAGISVLGYRLTAILAGAALIGLAGGYISVLSTKMWIADMTGGRGWIAVSLVIFARWSPWRALAGAVLFGCIEALIPQLASTGIRLPQYFVLMTPYAVTLLVMIWVAMGMRGSNQGSGSQPGALGEPFIREERR, encoded by the coding sequence ATGGACATGATCGCCAACTGGCTGGGCAACTCCCCGGATTTCGCCGTTCCATTCGCGTTGGCAGCGTTGGGGCTGATCCTCACCGAGCGAGCCGGGGTGCTGGCGCTGGGGGCCGAAGGCTTGATGCTGGTCGGCGCATTGGCGGCCATCGGCGCGCAACTGAGCTTTGGCACACCCATGATTTCGTTGATCCTGGCGATGCTCGCGGCCAGTGTGGTGTCGCTGCTGTTCGCCTTGATGGTGCTGGTGATGCGCATCAACCAGGTCATCGCCGGGCTGGCGCTGGTGTTCTTTTGTCAGGGTTTGACCGGGTTGCTTGGCACCTTGCTGGAGTGGACCAACCATCCGGTGACCGGGCTTTCGGCGGTGGCGCTGTGGCCGCTCTCGGAGCTGCCGTTGATTGGCAAAGTCTTCGTGCAGAATCCGCTGGTCTACCTGACGCCGTTGATCTTTGTGGCGGTGGTCTGGTTTCTGTATCGCAGCAACGCGGGCCTGCGTTTGCGGGCGGTGGGTGAAAACCCACAGGCGGCGGATGCGGCTGGCATTTCCGTGCTGGGTTATCGCCTGACAGCGATTCTGGCCGGTGCCGCGCTGATCGGCCTGGCGGGCGGCTACATTTCAGTCCTGAGCACCAAAATGTGGATCGCCGACATGACCGGTGGCCGTGGCTGGATTGCCGTCTCCTTGGTGATCTTCGCCCGCTGGTCACCCTGGCGTGCCCTGGCCGGGGCCGTGTTGTTCGGTTGTATCGAAGCCCTGATCCCGCAACTGGCCTCCACCGGCATCCGCCTGCCGCAATACTTCGTCCTGATGACGCCCTATGCCGTGACCTTGCTGGTGATGATCTGGGTCGCCATGGGCATGCGCGGATCAAACCAGGGCTCCGGAAGCCAACCCGGCGCATTGGGGGAGCCGTTTATCAGGGAAGAGCGGCGCTGA
- a CDS encoding branched-chain amino acid ABC transporter permease, with protein MTEVIVQQAASPRARRQPLLARRYALEIRQQLAWYWQALIIALALLVGLAISAAILVGAGVPAEELLNEFVVLTVMDPQNFKAVLFQAAPMILVGLAGCMAFRARFWNLGLEGQMIWGGIGATAISLFEVGPEPVRLPLMLATAMICAMLWTIAPVLLKLRLKVNEIISTLMLNYIAANFLLHLLYGSWKDPRDNFPYSPALRSFERLPDLFDGYNAAIVLAIIVTVFALWFIGISRAGLYLRFVDANPRVAGAVGVPVRKMIIGTVLLSGALAGIAGFIVTAGQEGRLTQSFYQGYGFSGILIAFLARNNPLAATVVALLVALLFVAGRSLQVFYQIPFSMVQLIQAILVICVASSDFFIRHRMRVIQKGEQ; from the coding sequence ATGACTGAAGTTATTGTGCAACAGGCGGCGAGCCCGCGAGCCAGGCGTCAACCGCTGCTGGCCCGACGCTACGCACTGGAAATCCGCCAGCAACTGGCCTGGTACTGGCAGGCGCTGATCATCGCTCTGGCGCTGTTGGTGGGGCTGGCTATCTCGGCGGCGATTCTGGTGGGTGCTGGTGTGCCCGCCGAAGAGCTGCTCAACGAGTTCGTGGTGCTCACGGTAATGGACCCGCAGAACTTCAAGGCGGTGCTGTTTCAGGCGGCGCCCATGATCCTGGTCGGGCTGGCCGGGTGCATGGCGTTTCGTGCGCGCTTCTGGAATCTGGGGCTGGAAGGGCAGATGATCTGGGGGGGCATCGGCGCAACCGCCATCTCACTGTTCGAGGTCGGCCCGGAACCGGTTCGCCTGCCGCTGATGCTGGCGACGGCAATGATCTGCGCCATGCTCTGGACCATCGCGCCGGTGCTGCTCAAGCTGCGCCTGAAGGTCAACGAGATCATCTCGACCCTGATGCTCAATTACATCGCCGCCAACTTTCTGCTGCATCTGCTGTACGGCAGTTGGAAGGACCCGCGCGACAACTTCCCGTACTCACCGGCCTTGCGCAGCTTCGAGCGGTTGCCGGACCTGTTCGATGGCTACAACGCGGCGATTGTCCTGGCGATCATCGTCACGGTGTTTGCCCTGTGGTTCATTGGTATTTCACGGGCTGGCCTGTACCTGCGTTTCGTCGACGCCAACCCGCGCGTGGCCGGAGCCGTGGGCGTGCCGGTGCGCAAGATGATCATCGGCACGGTGCTGCTGTCTGGCGCGCTGGCGGGTATCGCCGGGTTTATCGTCACCGCCGGGCAGGAAGGGCGGCTGACTCAGTCGTTCTATCAGGGCTACGGTTTTTCCGGGATCCTGATCGCCTTTCTCGCCCGCAATAACCCGCTGGCGGCCACCGTCGTTGCGCTGCTGGTGGCGTTGCTGTTCGTAGCGGGGCGCAGCTTGCAGGTGTTCTATCAGATCCCGTTTTCCATGGTGCAACTGATCCAGGCGATCCTGGTGATTTGTGTGGCCTCGTCGGATTTCTTCATTCGCCATCGCATGCGCGTGATTCAGAAGGGTGAGCAGTAA
- the rbsA gene encoding ABC transporter, with translation MSQTSAIQLTGISKSFDGFKALTDAHFTGKWGEVHALLGENGAGKSSLMNIAAGLYAPESGSLLIDDNPVRLGGPKDASRHRIGMVHQHFKLVRPFTVAQNILLGLADTPGQGSYNKRLLALEQQISAKAQELGFAIDPRQTIDNLSIAEQQRVEILKVLLAGARILILDEPTAVLTDQEAERLLATVQSFARQGAAVILVTHKMSDVKRYADRVTVMRGGRTVETLDPQSVSVEQLVRLTVGESQAVGEHAKAVAGEARLTVRNLRSPPGQGPLAGVNMTLHAGQIYGIAGVGGNGQSELANALMGLPQPVEGEMLLQGFGDLCGASAERRRDLRIASIPADRYGAALAGSLSIAENFGIGQIHSGRYGSFFRLRSTRMEQDATDAISAFDVQGVRSLQQKAALLSGGNAQKLVIAREFSRDPQLVLVHSPSRGLDAKATAAVHARLRAARDAGAAVLVISEDLDEVLMLADRIGVMNSGRIVAEFERPADRQAIGKAMVSHD, from the coding sequence ATGAGTCAGACGAGCGCGATCCAACTCACCGGCATCAGCAAATCATTCGACGGCTTCAAAGCCCTGACTGACGCGCACTTCACCGGCAAATGGGGTGAGGTGCATGCGTTGCTTGGCGAGAACGGCGCCGGTAAATCATCGCTGATGAATATCGCCGCCGGGCTGTATGCGCCGGAAAGCGGATCGCTGCTCATTGATGACAACCCGGTGCGGCTCGGCGGCCCCAAGGATGCCAGCCGTCACCGCATTGGCATGGTCCATCAGCATTTCAAACTGGTGCGGCCGTTTACCGTTGCGCAGAACATTTTGCTCGGCCTGGCCGATACGCCGGGGCAGGGCAGTTACAACAAGCGGTTGCTGGCCCTTGAGCAGCAGATCAGTGCCAAGGCGCAGGAACTGGGCTTTGCCATCGACCCACGGCAGACCATCGACAACCTGTCGATTGCCGAGCAGCAGCGGGTGGAAATCCTCAAGGTGCTGCTGGCCGGGGCGCGGATCCTGATTCTTGACGAGCCCACGGCGGTGCTGACCGATCAGGAGGCCGAGCGCCTGCTGGCCACAGTGCAATCGTTTGCTCGCCAGGGCGCGGCGGTGATTCTGGTCACCCACAAAATGTCCGACGTGAAACGCTATGCCGATCGGGTCACGGTGATGCGTGGCGGGCGGACGGTGGAAACCCTTGACCCGCAGAGCGTCTCGGTTGAGCAACTGGTACGGCTTACGGTGGGTGAATCGCAAGCCGTGGGCGAGCATGCCAAGGCAGTGGCGGGGGAGGCGCGTTTGACGGTACGCAACCTGCGTTCGCCGCCGGGTCAGGGGCCGTTGGCGGGGGTCAATATGACCCTGCATGCCGGGCAGATTTACGGCATCGCGGGCGTGGGCGGTAATGGTCAGAGCGAACTGGCCAACGCGTTGATGGGCCTTCCCCAGCCAGTAGAAGGCGAAATGCTCCTGCAAGGTTTTGGCGATCTGTGTGGCGCGTCTGCCGAGCGGCGGCGGGATTTGCGCATTGCATCCATCCCGGCAGACCGTTACGGCGCGGCGCTGGCGGGTTCTCTGTCGATCGCCGAAAACTTCGGTATCGGCCAGATTCACAGCGGGCGCTACGGCTCTTTCTTTCGGCTGCGCAGCACACGTATGGAGCAGGACGCCACCGACGCCATCAGCGCCTTCGACGTGCAGGGTGTGCGCTCCCTGCAACAGAAAGCCGCGCTGCTGTCCGGGGGCAATGCCCAGAAACTGGTGATCGCGAGGGAGTTCAGCCGGGACCCGCAACTGGTGCTGGTGCACAGCCCGAGCCGTGGCCTGGACGCCAAGGCCACCGCGGCCGTACACGCGCGTTTACGTGCCGCAAGGGATGCAGGTGCCGCGGTGCTGGTGATCAGCGAAGACCTGGATGAAGTACTGATGCTGGCCGACCGCATTGGCGTCATGAACAGCGGCCGCATCGTCGCAGAATTCGAACGTCCGGCAGACCGCCAGGCCATCGGCAAGGCCATGGTGAGTCATGACTGA